One Halosegnis longus DNA window includes the following coding sequences:
- a CDS encoding SDR family oxidoreductase gives MSAAEAMEEYGPSEITTDRILTVDDPAYTDENVALVTGAASGIGRAIALCLAGNGLTVAGVDVDTDGLDEVTARAETLGLPGGIESVEADLTEESDIEQAVERAADLGDLRYLANVAGLQTIAPIAEFPTEKYDLMHDVMQRAPLLLSKAAWPHLEESGGVIGNMCSVHGHIVTEDKVAYNTVKFALRGLTQSIAAEGDGDIRGFSVSTGFVKTPLVAKQLPDSAESRGLSVPETVEQVILGASKVKRMMEPYEVGNLFVHGFSHHASHLNGDDMTHDGGMSTTY, from the coding sequence ATGAGCGCCGCGGAGGCGATGGAGGAGTACGGACCGAGTGAGATAACGACGGACCGGATACTGACGGTCGATGACCCGGCCTACACCGACGAGAACGTCGCGCTCGTCACGGGGGCCGCGAGCGGCATCGGACGCGCTATCGCGCTGTGTCTCGCCGGCAACGGGCTGACGGTCGCCGGCGTCGACGTGGACACGGACGGACTCGACGAGGTGACGGCCCGCGCCGAGACGCTCGGACTCCCCGGCGGTATCGAGTCGGTCGAGGCCGACCTCACCGAGGAGTCAGACATCGAGCAGGCGGTCGAACGGGCCGCCGACCTCGGTGACCTCCGGTATCTCGCCAACGTCGCGGGACTCCAGACGATCGCCCCCATCGCCGAGTTCCCGACCGAGAAGTACGACCTGATGCACGACGTGATGCAGCGTGCGCCGCTCCTGTTGAGCAAGGCCGCCTGGCCCCATCTCGAGGAGTCGGGCGGCGTCATCGGCAACATGTGTTCGGTCCACGGTCACATCGTCACGGAGGACAAGGTGGCGTACAACACCGTGAAGTTCGCGCTCCGGGGGCTGACCCAATCGATCGCCGCCGAGGGCGACGGCGACATCCGGGGCTTTTCGGTCTCCACGGGGTTCGTGAAGACGCCCCTCGTCGCCAAACAGCTCCCCGACTCCGCCGAGTCGCGCGGCCTCTCGGTCCCCGAGACGGTCGAACAGGTCATCCTCGGGGCGAGCAAGGTCAAGCGGATGATGGAGCCGTACGAGGTCGGGAATCTGTTCGTCCACGGCTTCTCCCACCACGCCAGCCACCTCAACGGCGACGACATGACCCACGACGGCGGGATGTCGACGACCTACTGA
- a CDS encoding phosphotransferase family protein — protein sequence MNAADAVAEALPDRSVRRVDPVQRGNHKRTYLVTLDDGEVVVQLSTRPAAFRTELALARAVRERTSVPTPAILAEESYEGGRYAVVERASGDDLHERFAGLPLPTRETVARSFGRWLAACHEAFRFDGYGDVRLTDGELRATDADWRAWFGEHLDAGLAALPPSLSDLREPVETALADADLPERPPARLYPWDFRPGNAVYDDDHGVTAVLDWGEPLAADPALSVAKADHLICAWYGDAEPLRAAFRDGYAAERPLPSVPRLYRLAAVVRSAVDSNGEVTRPGYPERTGSAAVDFHRDRLAALLAGAADGF from the coding sequence ATGAACGCGGCCGACGCCGTCGCCGAGGCGCTTCCCGACCGGTCGGTGCGGCGGGTGGACCCCGTCCAGCGGGGAAACCACAAGCGGACGTACCTGGTGACGCTCGACGACGGCGAGGTCGTGGTCCAGCTATCGACGCGACCGGCAGCGTTCCGGACGGAGCTGGCGCTGGCCCGCGCGGTCCGTGAGCGCACGTCGGTCCCGACGCCCGCGATTCTCGCGGAGGAGAGCTACGAGGGCGGTCGGTACGCCGTCGTCGAGCGCGCGTCCGGCGACGACCTCCACGAGCGGTTCGCCGGGCTGCCACTACCCACCCGAGAGACCGTCGCCCGCTCGTTCGGCCGCTGGCTCGCCGCCTGCCACGAGGCGTTCCGGTTCGACGGCTACGGCGACGTGAGGCTCACGGACGGGGAGCTACGCGCGACCGACGCCGACTGGCGGGCGTGGTTCGGGGAGCACCTCGACGCCGGGCTGGCGGCGCTCCCCCCCTCGCTGTCGGACCTGCGCGAACCAGTGGAGACCGCACTCGCCGACGCAGACCTCCCCGAACGACCGCCGGCGCGGCTCTACCCGTGGGATTTTCGGCCCGGAAACGCCGTCTACGACGACGACCACGGAGTGACAGCCGTACTCGACTGGGGGGAGCCGCTGGCCGCGGACCCGGCGCTGTCGGTGGCGAAGGCCGACCACCTCATCTGTGCGTGGTACGGCGACGCGGAGCCGCTGCGGGCCGCGTTTCGGGACGGCTACGCCGCCGAGCGGCCGCTTCCGTCGGTGCCGCGGCTCTACCGGCTCGCGGCGGTCGTCCGGTCGGCCGTCGACTCCAACGGCGAGGTGACGCGGCCGGGGTACCCGGAGCGGACGGGGAGTGCTGCGGTCGACTTCCACCGCGACCGGCTCGCGGCGCTGCTTGCGGGCGCAGCCGACGGGTTCTAA
- a CDS encoding HAD family hydrolase encodes MGRYAAVLFDLDGTLCRHEQAIEPVFRGAFEDLGVEPVGEPADLWVAMREITEFDGETEQLADGIARVAADRGRPLDARAWAEAFVARLDWTDVTFLPGAERALAAARANGPVGLLTNGPEPRQSTKLAALGLDGAFDPVVYAGELDRRKPHREPFNRAVAALGVSPERVLYVGNSLEHDVDGALDAGLPVAWLDADGDGPGDRRPTHTLRSVDELAAVLGS; translated from the coding sequence ATGGGCCGGTACGCGGCAGTGTTGTTCGACCTCGACGGCACGCTCTGTCGCCACGAGCAGGCCATCGAGCCGGTCTTTCGAGGGGCCTTCGAGGACCTCGGCGTCGAGCCGGTCGGCGAGCCGGCGGACCTGTGGGTCGCGATGCGGGAAATCACGGAGTTCGACGGCGAGACCGAGCAGCTCGCGGACGGGATTGCACGCGTCGCCGCCGACCGCGGTCGACCGCTCGACGCCCGCGCGTGGGCCGAGGCGTTCGTCGCCCGGCTCGACTGGACGGACGTGACCTTCCTCCCGGGGGCCGAGCGGGCGCTCGCGGCAGCCCGCGCGAACGGTCCCGTCGGCCTGCTCACCAACGGGCCGGAGCCGCGCCAGTCGACGAAGCTCGCCGCGCTCGGGCTCGACGGCGCGTTCGACCCGGTCGTGTACGCCGGCGAACTCGACCGGCGAAAGCCGCACCGTGAGCCGTTCAATCGCGCGGTTGCCGCCCTCGGCGTCTCCCCCGAGCGCGTCCTCTACGTGGGAAACTCGCTGGAACACGATGTCGACGGCGCGCTCGATGCCGGCCTCCCGGTCGCGTGGCTCGATGCCGACGGCGACGGCCCCGGCGACCGCCGCCCGACCCACACGCTTCGGTCGGTCGACGAACTGGCTGCCGTGCTCGGGTCGTGA
- a CDS encoding phytoene/squalene synthase family protein yields MSDSPGNHPSISAATPATDADRAWTFEAVHSVSRTFTLTIELLEEPVDAWVCTGYLLCRIADTIEDDPSIPPRERARLLELYDDVLDPDHPATVEAFLTEVEPHRPDDPNADWQVVGDTERVFRVFASLDADVQAAMRSVVREMATGMADFLRDHADEGGLRLRTVDELEEYCWYVAGTVGKLLSNLFRVYGAEETDPEDARQFALLLQLVNIAKDVRDDYETENNVYLPGELLEAEGIDHEAVADPSATDSVARVVARITDRATDYADGARRYLRTLPEDEVGILAGMGMPYLLAIATIRELNERAHEAVTNIDAVKMSREEVELLYAEMANDVTHEKIDRLAETVRERPYTASEN; encoded by the coding sequence ATGAGTGATTCGCCCGGCAATCACCCGTCGATTTCGGCGGCGACGCCGGCTACAGACGCCGACCGAGCATGGACGTTTGAGGCCGTCCACTCCGTGTCTCGGACGTTTACGCTCACCATCGAACTCCTAGAAGAGCCTGTCGACGCGTGGGTCTGTACCGGTTATCTACTCTGCCGCATCGCCGACACCATCGAGGACGATCCGTCGATTCCGCCGCGCGAACGCGCCCGTCTGCTCGAGCTGTACGACGACGTGCTCGACCCCGACCACCCCGCCACCGTCGAGGCGTTCCTCACCGAAGTCGAGCCACATCGACCCGACGACCCCAACGCCGACTGGCAGGTCGTCGGCGACACCGAGCGCGTCTTCCGCGTCTTCGCCTCCCTCGATGCCGACGTGCAGGCCGCCATGCGCTCCGTCGTCCGCGAGATGGCCACCGGGATGGCCGACTTCCTCCGCGACCACGCCGACGAGGGTGGGCTTCGGCTCCGCACCGTCGACGAACTCGAGGAGTACTGCTGGTACGTCGCCGGCACCGTCGGGAAGCTGCTCTCGAATCTCTTTCGCGTCTACGGCGCGGAGGAGACCGACCCCGAGGACGCCCGCCAGTTCGCGCTCTTGCTCCAGCTCGTCAACATCGCGAAGGACGTGCGCGACGACTACGAGACGGAGAACAACGTCTACCTGCCGGGCGAACTGCTGGAGGCCGAGGGCATCGACCACGAGGCCGTCGCGGACCCCAGCGCGACCGACTCGGTCGCCCGCGTCGTCGCCCGCATCACGGACCGCGCGACCGACTACGCCGACGGCGCACGCCGGTATCTCCGCACCCTCCCCGAGGACGAGGTGGGTATCCTCGCCGGGATGGGGATGCCGTATCTGCTCGCCATCGCCACCATCCGCGAACTGAACGAGCGGGCCCACGAGGCCGTCACCAACATCGACGCGGTGAAGATGAGCCGCGAGGAGGTCGAACTCCTGTACGCCGAGATGGCGAACGACGTGACCCACGAGAAAATCGACCGGCTGGCCGAGACCGTCCGCGAGCGACCGTACACGGCCTCCGAGAACTGA
- a CDS encoding NAD(P)/FAD-dependent oxidoreductase, with translation MPAIGVIGAGAASAAATYVLDTALPEASVTVLEKSGGVCGRAATRRRGDYEYVYDYGANYVKDDDERVTDLLTEQLDSDGLVDASEPIYVFEDDGEIQEGRDADDHKWSYERGLTQIAKRLFAETDADIHRRTRVETIERDGEQWRLHDTDGGGGDSASDVTDGESWGPFDALLVNPPAPQTAQLLRDADWDHEVRETLAEACEAVPYRSIYTAVLGYEFDLDVPYYGLVNVDKDHEVGWLSREECKAGHVPDGQSVLVVQANHEWSVEHYDDDPESNVTALADHAADIVGDDRLRDPAWSDQQGWRYALPDDGVAHGPVDSAASHGLYCLGDWVGGEARLHVALRNGLDTGERLAYSL, from the coding sequence ATGCCAGCTATCGGTGTCATCGGAGCCGGAGCCGCGAGCGCGGCGGCCACGTACGTCCTCGATACCGCCCTTCCCGAGGCGAGCGTGACCGTCCTCGAAAAGTCGGGCGGGGTCTGTGGCCGCGCGGCCACCCGCCGCCGGGGCGACTACGAGTACGTCTACGACTACGGCGCGAACTACGTGAAAGACGACGACGAGCGCGTCACCGACCTGCTCACCGAGCAGCTCGACTCCGACGGGCTCGTCGACGCCAGCGAACCAATCTACGTCTTCGAAGACGACGGGGAGATACAGGAGGGACGCGACGCCGACGACCACAAGTGGAGCTACGAGCGCGGGCTCACGCAAATCGCGAAGCGGCTCTTCGCCGAGACGGACGCCGACATCCACCGACGGACGCGCGTCGAGACCATCGAGCGCGACGGCGAGCAGTGGCGACTCCACGATACGGACGGAGGTGGTGGCGACTCCGCGTCTGACGTCACCGACGGGGAGTCGTGGGGGCCTTTCGACGCCCTGCTCGTGAACCCGCCCGCCCCCCAGACCGCCCAACTGCTCCGCGATGCTGACTGGGACCACGAGGTGCGTGAGACCCTCGCCGAGGCTTGTGAGGCGGTCCCGTATCGGAGCATCTACACCGCCGTCCTCGGCTACGAGTTCGACCTCGACGTGCCCTACTACGGCCTGGTCAACGTCGACAAGGACCACGAGGTCGGCTGGCTCTCGCGCGAGGAGTGTAAGGCCGGCCACGTCCCCGACGGCCAGTCCGTCCTCGTCGTGCAAGCGAACCACGAGTGGTCGGTCGAGCATTACGACGACGACCCGGAATCCAACGTCACCGCGCTCGCCGACCACGCCGCCGATATCGTCGGCGACGACCGCCTGCGCGACCCGGCGTGGTCGGACCAGCAGGGCTGGCGGTACGCGCTCCCCGACGACGGCGTCGCCCACGGTCCCGTCGACAGCGCCGCGTCTCACGGTCTCTACTGTCTCGGCGACTGGGTCGGCGGCGAAGCGCGGCTCCACGTCGCCCTCAGAAACGGACTCGACACCGGCGAACGGCTCGCCTACTCGCTGTAG
- a CDS encoding homing endonuclease associated repeat-containing protein, which translates to MVTERECLDALRQAAAELDESPSKVQYDELGYQPASTTIMRVVGGWNEAKARAGLETVEAGGQTGISRVEPKPDDVELDDGEVWEELSPHQRWYRKNRDRQQGKKKRRRKELRAWLAEYKREHCQCERCGESDPACLDFHHPDGVEKRDGVARMVNRAFSKASIREEIEKCIVLCANCHRKEHDDSGDPE; encoded by the coding sequence ATGGTGACCGAACGGGAGTGTCTGGACGCACTCCGTCAAGCGGCAGCCGAACTCGACGAGTCGCCGTCGAAGGTACAGTACGACGAACTGGGATATCAGCCGGCGTCGACCACAATCATGCGAGTGGTCGGTGGTTGGAACGAGGCCAAAGCGCGGGCAGGGTTGGAGACGGTCGAGGCCGGCGGACAGACCGGTATCTCGCGGGTCGAGCCAAAGCCCGACGACGTGGAACTCGACGACGGCGAGGTGTGGGAAGAGCTGTCGCCACACCAGCGATGGTATCGGAAGAACCGCGACCGGCAGCAGGGAAAGAAGAAACGACGGCGAAAGGAGCTTCGAGCGTGGCTCGCAGAGTACAAGCGCGAGCACTGTCAGTGTGAGCGCTGTGGCGAATCCGACCCAGCGTGTCTCGACTTCCACCATCCAGACGGCGTCGAGAAGCGGGACGGAGTCGCGCGGATGGTGAATCGCGCGTTCTCGAAAGCCTCTATTCGCGAGGAGATAGAGAAGTGTATCGTGCTCTGTGCAAACTGCCACCGGAAGGAACACGACGACTCCGGAGACCCAGAGTGA
- a CDS encoding AIR synthase family protein, whose product MPELGKVGGQFFREEIYPHLGADREDVYIGPQAGVDFGVLDVGGQALVLATDPLSLPPGLGFERAGRFALDICLADVAVSGIAPSHIAVGFSLPPELTDEQFAAAWRAMDDRARELGVSVATGHTARYAGVQFPWVGAATVLGVGDHDDVIRPDGAQPGDALLVTTGPAGETAGLFASMFPEQLDLDAETVAAGQARLDDVACVEDALALAAFDTHAMHDATECGVQGGLVEMADSAGVRIDIDRDAFTYGEGVRAVCDAIGVDPLQVTSSGTLLVAIDPTDAERAVERLAEQGTPAAVVGTVSDGEGVFESGERLAHPGSDPSWAAYDEYRSER is encoded by the coding sequence ATGCCCGAACTCGGCAAGGTCGGCGGCCAGTTCTTCCGTGAGGAGATTTATCCGCACCTCGGCGCGGACCGCGAGGACGTGTACATCGGCCCGCAGGCCGGCGTTGATTTCGGCGTGCTCGACGTGGGCGGGCAGGCGCTCGTGCTCGCGACCGACCCGCTGTCGCTCCCGCCGGGACTCGGCTTCGAGCGCGCCGGTCGGTTCGCCCTCGATATCTGTCTCGCGGACGTGGCGGTCTCCGGTATCGCGCCGAGCCACATCGCCGTCGGCTTCAGCCTCCCGCCGGAGCTGACCGACGAGCAGTTCGCCGCAGCGTGGCGCGCGATGGACGACCGCGCGCGCGAACTCGGCGTCAGCGTCGCCACCGGCCACACCGCCCGCTACGCCGGCGTCCAGTTCCCGTGGGTCGGGGCGGCGACCGTCCTCGGCGTCGGCGACCACGACGACGTGATTCGCCCCGACGGCGCACAGCCCGGTGACGCCCTGCTCGTGACGACCGGGCCGGCGGGCGAGACGGCCGGCCTGTTCGCCTCCATGTTCCCCGAGCAGTTGGACCTCGACGCCGAGACGGTCGCTGCCGGCCAGGCCCGACTCGACGACGTGGCCTGCGTCGAGGACGCGCTCGCGCTCGCCGCGTTCGACACCCACGCGATGCACGACGCGACCGAGTGTGGAGTGCAGGGCGGGCTCGTCGAGATGGCAGACAGCGCCGGCGTCCGGATTGACATCGACCGCGACGCGTTCACCTACGGCGAGGGCGTGCGGGCCGTCTGTGACGCCATCGGCGTCGACCCGCTGCAGGTCACCTCCTCGGGGACGCTGCTGGTCGCTATCGACCCCACCGACGCCGAGCGCGCGGTCGAGCGACTCGCTGAGCAGGGAACCCCAGCCGCGGTCGTCGGCACGGTGTCGGACGGTGAGGGCGTCTTCGAGTCCGGCGAGCGACTCGCCCATCCGGGGAGCGACCCCTCGTGGGCGGCCTACGACGAGTACCGGAGCGAGCGTTGA
- a CDS encoding IMP cyclohydrolase, with protein MYVGRFVVVSPEVAAYRVSSRSFPNRHVYERDGALVVGPTEDAPETDNPYIAYNCVRTTDDTAVVGNGSHVDSITEKLALGYPARDALVTALHALDFEKDDYDTPRVAGTVSPEGAYIATVRRDALHVQAVTEPTLVATYERDTPAGYDLDATDPAGAARELYDADFEHAVCAAAVAPVDDGFETAYVNE; from the coding sequence ATGTACGTTGGCCGATTCGTCGTCGTCTCGCCGGAGGTCGCCGCCTACCGCGTCTCCTCGCGCTCGTTCCCGAACCGTCACGTCTACGAGCGTGACGGCGCGCTCGTCGTCGGTCCGACCGAAGACGCCCCCGAGACCGACAACCCGTATATCGCCTACAACTGCGTCCGGACGACCGACGACACCGCCGTCGTCGGCAACGGGAGCCACGTCGATTCCATCACGGAGAAGCTCGCGCTCGGCTACCCCGCACGTGATGCCCTCGTCACCGCGCTTCACGCGCTCGACTTCGAGAAGGACGACTACGACACGCCCCGCGTCGCCGGTACCGTCTCCCCGGAGGGCGCGTACATCGCCACCGTCCGCCGGGATGCGCTTCACGTCCAGGCGGTCACGGAGCCGACGCTCGTCGCCACCTACGAGCGAGATACGCCCGCCGGCTACGACCTCGACGCGACCGACCCCGCGGGCGCGGCCCGCGAGCTGTACGACGCCGACTTCGAGCACGCCGTCTGTGCGGCCGCCGTCGCGCCTGTCGACGATGGATTCGAGACTGCCTACGTGAACGAGTAG
- a CDS encoding metallophosphoesterase family protein — protein MLVGVLSDIHGNKPALDAVLDDMPAVDALVCAGDVVGYNPWPGYCVDTIRERDVPTVMGNHDRAVVTDTSFGFNSMAGAGVRYARETLTDAQFAWLESLPAERTSYGIDVVHGHPDDPDRYTYPDMFSESLLDGDALVMGHTHVQHHERYDSGVVLNPGSVGQPRDGDPDAAYALLDTDEWTVEERRVGYDIERVVERVRESDLPEEIGTRLRKGR, from the coding sequence ATGCTCGTCGGCGTCCTCTCTGACATCCACGGCAACAAGCCGGCCCTCGACGCGGTGCTCGATGACATGCCCGCCGTCGACGCGCTGGTCTGTGCGGGCGACGTGGTCGGCTACAACCCGTGGCCCGGCTACTGTGTCGACACCATCCGCGAGCGCGACGTACCGACGGTGATGGGCAACCACGACCGTGCCGTCGTCACCGACACCAGCTTCGGCTTCAACTCGATGGCCGGCGCGGGCGTCCGGTACGCGCGCGAGACCCTCACCGACGCGCAGTTCGCGTGGCTGGAGTCGCTGCCGGCCGAACGCACCAGCTACGGCATCGACGTCGTCCACGGCCACCCCGACGACCCCGACCGCTACACTTACCCCGACATGTTCAGCGAGTCGCTGCTCGACGGGGACGCGCTCGTCATGGGCCACACCCACGTCCAACACCACGAGCGGTACGACTCGGGCGTCGTCCTGAATCCGGGCAGCGTCGGCCAACCCCGTGACGGCGACCCGGACGCGGCGTACGCACTGCTGGACACGGACGAGTGGACGGTCGAGGAACGCCGCGTCGGCTACGACATCGAACGCGTAGTGGAGCGCGTCAGAGAGAGCGACCTCCCCGAGGAAATCGGGACGCGGCTCCGGAAGGGTCGCTAG
- a CDS encoding aspartate kinase yields the protein MRVVAKFGGTSLGNGDRVNRAADSIADAVEAGHDVAVVASAMGSTTDYLLDSIEFETDDADRAEIVSMGERTSVRMLKAALTARDIDARFLEPGSEDWPIITDAHGEVDIEETNRRALALAEAMSAEGFVPVITGFLAQDHAGNVTTLGRGGSDTTAVMLGKHMDADEVVIVTDVEGVMTGDPSVVEGARNVGKISVDELRNLSFRGAEVVAPSALAYKTEEMDVRVVHYQHGDLLAGGTNIEGQFENLIDLREGKLACITVAGRAIRNRPGILNELSAPLSAAEINIDAVASGMDSVTFYVDAAQAEEAETILHEAVVAEDALSSVTVDDSIAVIRVTGGNLPSEPGMIYRALTPLADERLTVHDVISSATSVAIFVDWEAKERALELMQGVDF from the coding sequence ATGCGCGTTGTAGCGAAGTTCGGCGGCACCTCGCTTGGCAACGGTGACCGAGTCAATCGGGCGGCCGACTCGATTGCCGACGCGGTCGAGGCGGGCCACGACGTGGCCGTCGTCGCCAGCGCGATGGGGTCGACGACCGACTATCTGCTCGACTCAATCGAGTTCGAGACCGACGACGCCGACCGCGCCGAAATCGTCTCGATGGGCGAACGAACGTCCGTCCGGATGTTGAAGGCCGCCCTCACGGCCCGCGATATCGACGCGCGGTTTCTCGAACCCGGCAGCGAGGACTGGCCCATCATCACCGACGCCCACGGCGAGGTGGACATCGAGGAGACGAACCGGCGGGCGCTCGCGCTCGCGGAGGCGATGTCGGCAGAGGGGTTCGTCCCCGTCATCACGGGCTTTCTCGCACAGGACCACGCCGGCAACGTGACGACGCTCGGCCGCGGTGGCTCCGACACCACCGCCGTCATGCTGGGGAAACACATGGACGCCGACGAGGTCGTCATCGTCACCGACGTGGAAGGCGTCATGACCGGCGACCCATCCGTCGTCGAGGGGGCGCGCAACGTCGGCAAAATCAGCGTCGACGAGCTCCGAAATCTCTCCTTCCGCGGGGCCGAGGTGGTCGCACCCTCCGCGCTCGCGTACAAGACCGAGGAGATGGACGTGCGCGTCGTCCACTACCAACACGGCGACCTGCTCGCCGGCGGCACCAACATCGAAGGCCAGTTCGAGAACCTCATCGACCTCCGGGAGGGGAAACTCGCCTGCATCACGGTCGCGGGGCGAGCGATTCGGAACCGCCCGGGCATCCTGAATGAGCTCTCCGCGCCGCTGTCGGCGGCCGAAATCAACATCGACGCCGTCGCCTCCGGGATGGACTCGGTCACCTTCTACGTGGACGCAGCGCAGGCCGAGGAGGCCGAGACGATTCTCCACGAGGCCGTCGTCGCCGAGGACGCACTGTCGTCCGTCACGGTCGACGACAGCATCGCCGTCATCCGCGTCACCGGCGGGAACCTCCCGAGCGAGCCGGGGATGATTTACCGGGCGCTGACGCCGCTCGCAGACGAGCGGCTCACCGTCCACGACGTGATCAGCTCCGCGACCTCCGTGGCCATCTTCGTCGACTGGGAGGCCAAAGAGCGCGCGCTCGAGTTGATGCAGGGCGTCGACTTCTAG
- a CDS encoding RAD55 family ATPase: MSDDSGECAFCRMAIPESPVEHGGNQFCSTACRNRLAETGTPFVAADSHRRIQPGVSGLDASLPNGFPRNAFVLVASEAGTRDRALGAELVWRALKRGEPVVFTSFQEPPSAVVQQFIAMEWNVLPYLESGQLHIVDCFTYRLDGQGRDRLFDRMGEWNRYLSTVAQAATTTVRDPTDIREIENKLDNALEGREMVDDGLVVIDSLTEMGTLTQPVQAYDFVKDVRADVCKGRFVPIFAGAAFGGGGGRGDSFPHDLTYVMDGLIELKLDEEPSGDRLVKQVRIRKLNGAAVDPEWHGYDFEPGTGMVTQKWPRQASDEGETAGDPDEPADEDGEESGEETADDAAAE; encoded by the coding sequence ATGAGCGACGACTCGGGGGAGTGTGCCTTCTGTCGGATGGCGATACCCGAATCGCCAGTCGAGCACGGGGGCAACCAGTTCTGTTCGACGGCGTGTCGGAACCGGTTGGCCGAGACGGGGACGCCCTTCGTCGCGGCCGACAGCCACCGCCGCATCCAGCCGGGCGTGTCGGGACTCGACGCCTCGCTGCCGAACGGGTTTCCGCGCAACGCCTTCGTCCTCGTCGCCAGCGAGGCGGGGACGCGCGACCGCGCGCTCGGCGCGGAGTTGGTGTGGCGCGCACTCAAGCGGGGGGAGCCGGTCGTCTTCACGTCGTTCCAGGAGCCGCCCAGCGCGGTCGTCCAGCAGTTCATCGCGATGGAGTGGAACGTGCTTCCGTACCTGGAGTCGGGCCAGCTCCACATCGTCGACTGTTTCACCTACCGACTGGACGGCCAGGGCCGCGACCGGCTGTTCGACCGGATGGGGGAGTGGAACCGCTATCTTTCGACGGTCGCACAGGCCGCGACCACGACCGTCCGCGACCCCACCGACATTCGCGAAATCGAGAACAAGCTCGACAACGCGCTCGAGGGCCGCGAGATGGTCGACGACGGGCTGGTCGTCATCGACTCGCTGACGGAGATGGGGACGCTCACCCAGCCGGTACAGGCGTACGACTTCGTGAAGGACGTGCGTGCCGACGTGTGCAAGGGGCGGTTCGTCCCCATCTTCGCAGGGGCGGCTTTCGGTGGGGGTGGGGGGAGAGGCGACTCGTTCCCCCACGACCTCACCTACGTGATGGATGGACTCATCGAGCTGAAGCTGGACGAGGAGCCCTCGGGCGACCGGCTGGTGAAGCAGGTGCGGATTCGGAAGCTGAACGGCGCGGCCGTCGACCCCGAGTGGCACGGCTACGACTTCGAACCCGGCACCGGGATGGTGACGCAGAAGTGGCCGAGGCAGGCGAGCGACGAAGGCGAGACGGCCGGCGACCCCGACGAGCCAGCCGACGAAGACGGCGAGGAGTCGGGCGAGGAGACGGCTGACGATGCGGCCGCGGAGTGA